The nucleotide sequence AAAGACTATAGACTCAAgtctgaagatgaagatgatagtTTCGATTATGAGTCCATGAAAATGGCCCAAAGGGAGTTCCATGCCACGCATAAGTCGAAAGATATCGGATCATTATATCTTCCCACAGTTTATCAGATTGCATATAATGAATCTGAGATTAAAAGGAAGAACATTTCATTGTTCAACAGGCTTAAAGAGCACCATGGGCCAGATTGTAATGCGAATGACATAATCAACGAAATGGTAACCAAAAGACTTATATTAGCGGCATACTATAAAGGATCTCCGCAGCCCTTTATAgatgcatatatatagatgcatatacattttttatatatagacACTAGCATGGGATAGTAAGAAAGTGCCAAATAAACAACCCAATAAAAATTTTCCCCGTTTATCGGTTCACATAATAACCGTTCTGCTTGTGAGTCTGCCACCTTTGTAATTGGACAAAGCTCTGTATTTCATGTTAACAGTTTGCAAAACACGCCAAGCCTCTTCGATATGTTCAGGTTTCAAAGGGTTTACAACGTTATCTGGGCCATCGAATagccttttcttccttctgTTAACACCAACGCTATATTCTTGTAGTTGTGACTGTGTCTTCATGCTTCGTATTCTTTCGTACCTTGTTTTGATCTTTAAAGCCGTTTCAGTGATGGCACAGACAATTTCAAAGGTCAAGAACCCGAGAATATCAATAACATCATCGTGCGGCTTACTGTCGATTAATTGTGAAATACCAGACCAATCTTTAAATCTCTTTGACTTTCTAAAGGTGAAACTGGCTTGACGACAGTCCGACCAATGTacgtattcttcttttgtcaTACCTCTTGTTCTGTCATCAGCcattttcaatcttttcaaagtcgCTATATTGGCTTCTCTTTCGTCATCGTCCATGTCATCCTCATCTGCATTCTCTAAGGGCTGTTCGTTGAACATGAACTGTAATTCCCATGGAAGTTTGATACTGGACTTTTTCACCTTCATGTTAACCCCAGCCCCATCTTTGTCCTTTTTTGCggcatcatcatcatctattCCTGCACCTCCAGACCCTTCTGCTCCCCCGGCACCAGCGGCAGCTGCTTGCTGCGCGTCTTGGTCCTTCGCATTCTTTCTAAGATCCTTCCAAGACAAATACGTACGCAATCTGTTCACCTTGGCTTTATCGTGTCTGATCAAGAAAATCACATCTTCTGGGACAATACTCTTGCTTCCTCTACAATTCGCAGTTCTTGTAGCCTGAAGCAAGATCTCCACAACCTGGCCTCTAACAATATCTTCAATTAACGATGTTGTTTCCACTGGTGGCTCGTTATTTTCGCCGGAAACGAACATCATTTGTTGGATCTCAACACGGTACTTGTACTTATCAGACATTGTGACTCTACAATTACCCACCTGGCTACCTGGAAACTTGGTCTGGACGTTGGACCTCTAGGGGCTCTAACGACTGCCTTTCCTTTTCGTTTACTTTCCTCTGATTCGTCTGCCTGTATGTGCGTTATGCGGTGAAATGTTTAATTGTCAATTTGTTATAA is from Kluyveromyces marxianus DMKU3-1042 DNA, complete genome, chromosome 2 and encodes:
- the SPT3 gene encoding transcriptional regulator SPT3, producing MSDKYKYRVEIQQMMFVSGENNEPPVETTSLIEDIVRGQVVEILLQATRTANCRGSKSIVPEDVIFLIRHDKAKVNRLRTYLSWKDLRKNAKDQDAQQAAAAGAGGAEGSGGAGIDDDDAAKKDKDGAGVNMKVKKSSIKLPWELQFMFNEQPLENADEDDMDDDEREANIATLKRLKMADDRTRGMTKEEYVHWSDCRQASFTFRKSKRFKDWSGISQLIDSKPHDDVIDILGFLTFEIVCAITETALKIKTRYERIRSMKTQSQLQEYSVGVNRRKKRLFDGPDNVVNPLKPEHIEEAWRVLQTVNMKYRALSNYKGGRLTSRTVIM